The sequence CCCTTTCGTGCAAGTTTGTATGTAATATCTTTCTGATCGATTTTTTCAAGAAACAGTTCATAAGTGCTGGATGTATGCGGATAGCCCGAATCATATACTGTGCCGATTTTGATTTGATCCAGAACTTCCAGGAAGCCTCCTATATGGTCCTCGTGCGGATGAGTCGCAACCGCTATGTCGATAGAGGATATTCCGGCTTTTTTTAACCAGCTGACGATTTTCTGCCCTGCAGTTGCCGGTCCCGCATCTATCAGCATAGTGCCGCCCGGTGCCCGGATGAAAATCGCGTCTCCCTGGCCGACATCAATGAAGTGCACTGCCAGTGGTTGTGATCCGCCGGGCGGTGGAGAAGTTTTTGTGGTAATCCTGATCATTCCGTTTTCCCATACTACTTCTTCTCCGAGTGCTTCGCCGACAAATCTCAGTGGAATGTATGTACTGCCTTCGATCAACTGGGCAGGAACGGAAAGCTTTACGGGCTTACCGTTTACATATGCTTCGCTGCCGTCAATGGTTAGTTTTATTTCCGCATCTTCTCTTTTACCTGTAACGGTTCTTGTATTGCCATCCCAGCCAACCTCACAGCCGAGTGCCTCAAAAAAGCTTCTCATCGGAACAAGCGTTCTGCCGTCTTTGATTACGGGTGGTGGTGAGAAGTTCTGTTCAACATTATTTAGAAAAACTTTGATCTGCTGGGCTTCGAC is a genomic window of Koleobacter methoxysyntrophicus containing:
- a CDS encoding stalk domain-containing protein, translating into MRKWLLLFLVFAILLAVTPTVEAQQIKVFLNNVEQNFSPPPVIKDGRTLVPMRSFFEALGCEVGWDGNTRTVTGKREDAEIKLTIDGSEAYVNGKPVKLSVPAQLIEGSTYIPLRFVGEALGEEVVWENGMIRITTKTSPPPGGSQPLAVHFIDVGQGDAIFIRAPGGTMLIDAGPATAGQKIVSWLKKAGISSIDIAVATHPHEDHIGGFLEVLDQIKIGTVYDSGYPHTSSTYELFLEKIDQKDITYKLARKGDIIKLGQNEFAVLAPEEPLQDANNSSIVLKTEHEGVVFLFMGDAEKESEEKILYHGLNIDTNKTVILKVGHHGSQTSTSDAFLQTVKPSIAIIMAGKNNRYGHPHQETLAKLSKTGTEIYRTDIHGTVEIVVRSGKISINTEKDSVIGEMPEQEPVESDTGAYIGSIKSDKYHKPDCRYAKQIAPENIIYFDSKQEAEQAGYKPCGWCKP